The stretch of DNA TAGCTTGTTGTTTTTTATGAATTTTTAGTTTTTATCCACAAGTTATCCACAGCTTTTCCACGTTTTCAGAGCTTGTGGATAACTTCAGGAGATCGCTACAATGAATCCTCTAAAAATGAACAACTTACAAAACTCACCCACATTAAATGCGCTTAGCCCACTGGGATTTTGGGATGATGCGCTTAGTAAATTAGCGCGAGAGCTCTCGCCCCAACAATATAAAACCTGGATACAACCATTGATTTTCGTTGGCCAAGACGAAAGTGAACAGTCACTTACTCTAGGAGCACCAAACAGGTTCAAACTAGATTGGATTAAAAAGACTTTTTCAGACCGTTTCCAGGCGCTGGCATGTGAATATTTTGGCTGCGCCATGAAGATCCACTTGGTATTAAGTGTTGACGGGGCCAGAGAAGATGCCGATCTGCTGTCAACCCCCATAGGTAGAGCATCCCCCAAGGAAGAGGTTGTTGTTAAGGATGACACCTTGGTCGATGAGCAAGCCTTTGAAATTGAGGATCACTCAAAATTAAACCCTAACCTTACGTTCGAAACTTTTGTTACGGGTAAGGCCAATCAGTTAGCTCGGGCGGCCTCTATTCAGGTTGCCCACAACCCCGGGACTTCCTACAACCCCATGTTTTTATATGGCGGGGTTGGGCTTGGAAAGACGCACTTAATCCATGCAATTGGAAATCACCTTCTTAAGGAAAAACCGAACGCACGTATTCGCTATATTCACGCTGAGCAGTATGTTTCAGATGTGGTTAGGGCTTACCAACAAAAGGCGTTTGATCGTTTTAAGCGCTATTACCACTCTTTAGACCTGCTGCTAATTGATGATATTCAGTTTTTTAGCGGCAAATCAAGAACCCAGGAAGAGTTTTTTTATGCCTTTGAAGCGCTTTTAGGCAACAAAGCTCAGGTAATTATTACTAGTGATACTTATCCAAAAGAAATGGCGGGTATTGATGATCGCCTTATTTCCCGCTTTGATTCTGGGCTTACTGTAGCTATCGAGCCGCCAGAGCTAGAGATGCGCGTCGCAATTTTAATGAAAAAGGCGCTAGGCGAAGGGATTCCTATGAGTGAGGATGTTGCCTTTTTCGTTGCCAAGCACCTAAGGTCGAACGTAAGAGAACTTGAAGGAGCGTTACGTAAAATTCTGGCTTATGTTCGTTTTCATGGCAAAGAAGTCACTATTGAGGTCGCTAAAGTGGCACTTAAGGACCTTTTATCCATACAAAACCGACAAATCTCAGTGGACAGCATCCAAAAAGCCGTTGCAGATTTTTATAGCATTAAGGTCGCCGACATGTACTCAAAAAGACGCCCAGCAAACATCGCGCGTCCGCGGCAAATTGCGATGTTTATGGCAAAAGAGTTGACCCAGAAGAGTCTACCCGAGATTGGCGAGTTATTTGGTGGCCGCGATCACACTACTGTATTGCATGCAGTGCGTAAAATCGGTGAGGAGCGTTCCCACAATAGTCAACTGAATCATGAGGTCCATGTAATCGAGCAAACATTAAAATCATAACTTTTCCAACTAAAAACAGTTGTGGATAAGTTAATGGATAAGTATGGGGATGGATTGTGGATAAGTTGTAAAAAGGCCACGCTTCATGCAAAAATAGCGGCACAGAAGAGTGTTATGCACAACTTATGCAGTATTTATACAAAAGTTTTCAACAGGTTTTAGTTGTCTTAATTGGTTGTTTTTAATGGAATTTTTGACTTATCCACGGAAACTGCAGGCCTTATTACTACTACTAATAAGATATATACAAGGACTTAAAAACAATGCAACTCGTAAACGCTTCACGCGACAGCCTATTAAAACCATTACAAGTTGTAAGTGGAATTGTTGAACGTAGACATTCTCTGCCAATACTCGCAAATCTTCTTTTCAAAAAAGTTGGTGACAAAATCTCATTTGTCTCGACAGATATTGAAATTCAAATTACAACTAGTGCTAATTTTGGAGTTGGGATTGAAGAAGTAACAACAACGGTGGCGGCAAGAAAGCTGCTGGACATTTTAAGAGCGCTCCCTGAGGGACCAGTTGCATTAAATTTAAAAGATAACAAAATGGTTGTTCAAAGCGGTAAGAGCCGCTTTTCTCTGCAGACGCTTTCAGCTGCTGAGTTTCCGGTTATGCAAAGCGTTGGAGAAGTAACGGCTAGCTGGAAGATGACGCAAAAAAGTTTCCGTCAGTTAATTAGCCAGGTGCACTTTGCTATGGCGCAGCAAGATATTCGCTATTACCTTAATGGAATGCTTTTGGTGGTTGAGGGCAAAAAAGTGATCGCTGTTGCAACCGACGGACATCGACTCGCTTTCTCGCAAATAGATTTATTAGAGGCACCAATTGGCTCTGGTGAAAAACAAGAAATTATTATTCCGCGCAAGACTATTCTCGAGTGTCAACACCT from Polynucleobacter sp. TUM22923 encodes:
- the dnaA gene encoding chromosomal replication initiator protein DnaA, whose amino-acid sequence is MNNLQNSPTLNALSPLGFWDDALSKLARELSPQQYKTWIQPLIFVGQDESEQSLTLGAPNRFKLDWIKKTFSDRFQALACEYFGCAMKIHLVLSVDGAREDADLLSTPIGRASPKEEVVVKDDTLVDEQAFEIEDHSKLNPNLTFETFVTGKANQLARAASIQVAHNPGTSYNPMFLYGGVGLGKTHLIHAIGNHLLKEKPNARIRYIHAEQYVSDVVRAYQQKAFDRFKRYYHSLDLLLIDDIQFFSGKSRTQEEFFYAFEALLGNKAQVIITSDTYPKEMAGIDDRLISRFDSGLTVAIEPPELEMRVAILMKKALGEGIPMSEDVAFFVAKHLRSNVRELEGALRKILAYVRFHGKEVTIEVAKVALKDLLSIQNRQISVDSIQKAVADFYSIKVADMYSKRRPANIARPRQIAMFMAKELTQKSLPEIGELFGGRDHTTVLHAVRKIGEERSHNSQLNHEVHVIEQTLKS
- the dnaN gene encoding DNA polymerase III subunit beta, producing MQLVNASRDSLLKPLQVVSGIVERRHSLPILANLLFKKVGDKISFVSTDIEIQITTSANFGVGIEEVTTTVAARKLLDILRALPEGPVALNLKDNKMVVQSGKSRFSLQTLSAAEFPVMQSVGEVTASWKMTQKSFRQLISQVHFAMAQQDIRYYLNGMLLVVEGKKVIAVATDGHRLAFSQIDLLEAPIGSGEKQEIIIPRKTILECQHLLGDSDDLLEMSLTSNQIKFSFGDIELISKLVEGKFPDFQRVIPKGHKNSLVVGRELLQSALQRAAILTTDKFKGVRFSLSLNKITIQSTNAEQEEAQEEIAIEYDGEDVEIGFNVSYLIDVLSNLKNENIQISLGDANSSAVVTLPNSEDFKYVVMPMRI